A window of the Dissulfuribacter thermophilus genome harbors these coding sequences:
- the thiD gene encoding bifunctional hydroxymethylpyrimidine kinase/phosphomethylpyrimidine kinase, whose protein sequence is MKTLHDWFRHIVHNDVKVMAIGGSDPGGGAGIQQDIRTVTVLGGYGSGIPTALTVQNSLGVEDVSPVDSLYLERQLENCLSDIQFDAIKIGMILTKENVEAISKVLTRYAQGIPVVLDPVLSSKNEKALLKEEALKVFFDKILPVVTVITPNIPEAKRLLGDEDDQTIDQEELGKRLFKLIDGLTQRDIAVIIKGGHGTEGEKVKDVLVDRDGKVAIYGQRIATTHSHGTGCAYASSLATFLGAHVSLRDAMRLAREFIEISLRESSSLGAGIGPVNTLTILKRAYEREIVIGALKDACSRLESHPKAGLLCPEIQINLGYALSAASQKHDIAAFPGRIVRIGTQLTRVREPEFGASSHVANIILTAMRFDPSIRSAMDIKMSDQFLEKANRVGLKVAFFSRKDEPKNIKEIEGSSLSWGVKTAIEANQGLVPDLIWDDGDIGKEPAIRVLGKDPLDVVKKALSLIEG, encoded by the coding sequence ATGAAAACATTACACGATTGGTTTAGACATATTGTACACAATGACGTAAAGGTAATGGCCATCGGGGGATCAGATCCTGGAGGTGGTGCAGGGATTCAACAAGACATCCGCACTGTCACTGTTCTGGGAGGATACGGTTCAGGCATACCCACAGCCCTTACGGTCCAAAATAGCCTTGGAGTGGAGGACGTAAGCCCTGTTGACAGTCTCTATCTGGAACGACAGTTGGAAAATTGCCTATCAGATATTCAATTCGATGCGATCAAGATCGGGATGATTCTAACCAAAGAAAATGTAGAGGCAATCTCAAAAGTTTTAACTCGATATGCCCAGGGCATACCCGTGGTCCTTGATCCAGTCCTAAGCTCCAAAAACGAAAAAGCCCTACTTAAAGAAGAGGCTTTAAAGGTTTTCTTTGATAAAATCTTACCTGTGGTTACAGTTATAACCCCCAACATTCCCGAGGCAAAGAGGCTTCTTGGCGACGAAGATGACCAGACAATAGACCAAGAAGAACTAGGTAAGCGACTCTTCAAGCTAATTGATGGACTAACTCAAAGAGATATAGCCGTAATAATCAAAGGTGGACACGGAACAGAGGGAGAAAAGGTCAAAGATGTCTTGGTAGACAGAGACGGGAAAGTGGCAATCTACGGTCAAAGAATCGCTACTACTCACTCTCATGGAACTGGTTGTGCCTATGCCTCCAGTCTTGCCACCTTCCTAGGCGCCCACGTATCCCTTAGAGATGCAATGAGACTTGCCAGGGAATTTATAGAGATTTCTCTCAGGGAGAGTTCAAGTCTTGGGGCAGGCATTGGCCCTGTCAATACCCTAACAATACTCAAGCGAGCCTATGAAAGAGAAATCGTAATTGGGGCCTTAAAAGATGCATGTTCAAGGCTAGAGTCCCATCCCAAAGCCGGTTTGCTTTGCCCTGAAATTCAGATAAATCTTGGCTATGCCCTATCAGCTGCATCCCAAAAACACGACATAGCTGCATTTCCTGGGAGAATCGTGAGAATCGGGACACAGCTTACGCGGGTTAGAGAGCCAGAGTTTGGGGCCTCATCTCATGTTGCCAATATTATCTTGACTGCAATGAGATTCGATCCATCTATTAGATCTGCAATGGACATCAAGATGTCTGACCAGTTCCTTGAAAAGGCCAATAGGGTTGGCCTTAAGGTTGCCTTTTTTTCAAGAAAGGATGAGCCCAAAAATATTAAAGAAATAGAGGGATCAAGCCTATCGTGGGGTGTAAAAACAGCAATAGAGGCCAATCAAGGCCTAGTACCCGATCTTATTTGGGATGATGGTGATATTGGAAAAGAACCTGCTATTAGGGTGCTGGGCAAAGATCCACTCGACGTAGTAAAAAAGGCTCTGTCCCTTATTGAAGGATAG
- a CDS encoding RNA methyltransferase, with protein MKVNLKNCYIVLNEPRYPENIGASARAIMNMGLGGLIVVNPYRFDMDAINKMATHEASSIVEEMKVYDDILEALAQFNYCVGTTARTGRGRRPTHTPRTIGPHVAPLSQENKIAFLFGSEKFGLSNQVLRLCQAIVTIPTADFSSLNLAQSVMIISYELFQTDLPQTVFTPQLANLRELEGMYEHLKEVFLEVGYINPENPDYFMQNFRKLFSRIQLRKKEVKMIRGFCRQLLWRINSLK; from the coding sequence ATGAAGGTCAACCTAAAAAACTGCTACATTGTCCTAAATGAGCCAAGATACCCTGAAAACATAGGTGCCAGTGCCAGAGCCATTATGAATATGGGGCTGGGTGGGCTTATCGTTGTAAATCCATACAGATTTGACATGGATGCAATCAACAAGATGGCAACCCACGAGGCTTCATCGATTGTGGAGGAAATGAAAGTATATGACGACATCTTAGAGGCCTTGGCACAGTTCAATTACTGCGTAGGCACCACTGCGAGAACAGGCCGTGGAAGACGCCCTACTCACACACCTAGGACCATTGGGCCACATGTTGCCCCCCTGTCTCAGGAAAATAAAATCGCATTTCTCTTTGGGTCAGAAAAATTCGGTCTCTCAAATCAGGTCCTCCGTCTCTGTCAGGCCATTGTTACCATACCAACAGCAGACTTTTCTTCCTTAAATCTTGCACAAAGTGTCATGATTATTTCATATGAACTATTTCAAACTGATCTACCCCAGACTGTTTTCACTCCCCAACTAGCTAATTTAAGGGAACTTGAGGGGATGTATGAACACCTCAAAGAGGTCTTTCTGGAGGTGGGATATATTAATCCAGAGAATCCAGATTATTTTATGCAAAACTTTAGGAAGCTCTTTTCTAGAATTCAACTCAGAAAAAAAGAAGTCAAGATGATTAGGGGATTTTGCAGGCAACTCTTGTGGAGGATCAATTCATTAAAGTGA
- a CDS encoding type I restriction enzyme HsdR N-terminal domain-containing protein, protein MGFQDSNYSIYEKIPCFITGRLVYDTDRERIKQKLARFMVEELGYYLDDFVVDRDILIQVGGVKVKAIVDLSVVVDGKTLMILRGGPGSVVTRESGTVAAARLLETDYIVPWAVQANLFDASILDVKKKKAVAYGWDNIPTRKELISMTSQWPPPKLPEQRVPVERQILYSYDTHG, encoded by the coding sequence ATGGGTTTTCAAGACTCGAACTATTCAATCTATGAGAAGATCCCCTGTTTTATAACAGGTAGACTGGTTTATGATACAGACCGTGAGAGGATTAAACAGAAGCTTGCCCGTTTCATGGTAGAGGAACTCGGATATTATTTAGACGATTTTGTGGTCGACAGAGATATACTTATTCAAGTAGGAGGAGTAAAGGTAAAGGCAATTGTAGATCTGAGCGTGGTGGTAGATGGAAAGACTCTCATGATCCTAAGAGGTGGGCCGGGATCTGTGGTAACCAGGGAATCTGGGACAGTGGCAGCTGCGAGGCTCCTTGAGACAGATTATATTGTGCCCTGGGCAGTTCAGGCCAACCTATTCGATGCCTCTATTCTAGACGTTAAGAAGAAAAAGGCAGTGGCCTATGGATGGGACAATATCCCCACCAGAAAAGAACTTATTTCCATGACCTCACAGTGGCCACCACCTAAGCTACCTGAACAGAGGGTTCCAGTAGAACGTCAAATCCTGTATTCCTATGATACTCACGGGTGA
- the lnt gene encoding apolipoprotein N-acyltransferase, protein MFFALFGGLFYTLGLPGYGCLPCLFLGLLLFLYALEDKGPRQGFYTGFSFGMSHFFLLLWWLAPTINQYGRLPLPLTFPVVALLALYLSLYPALWACVYTYFLKKTPRIVLATLGGGLWGLTEWMRGTLFTGFPWGVLASSLHDFPLLIQLADLLSIYGISSLLFLSVLLIWGFIIHLRNKSWKESLYLFLGFWTVFLGAVYYGKVKMNEYDVPPDICAVAVQGAVPQSIKWDPGVMEETLNKYFSLTKEGCFERDCDNKTRLVVWPETAVTTYYQDDSVVQERLQEFSRENGVFLLFGSLSYEFSTPGSRPQYFNSAYLIGPNGDLLGRYDKRHLVPFGEYMPLGPFSELAKHYLPTAGDFDTGVRGAAIRATDGLTVGILICFESIFPGLARDAVNHGANILAVMTNDAWFGRTPAPYQHEAMSVFRAVETRRWVIRSANTGVSSIIAPDGTRIETTEIFVPAVITAKVGLLTDKSPYVRYGDYGFFLFVLLLCVPVLPFTACRQGLTL, encoded by the coding sequence ATGTTTTTTGCCCTTTTCGGTGGTCTTTTTTATACCCTGGGCCTTCCGGGCTATGGTTGTCTGCCGTGTTTATTCTTGGGCCTTCTCCTCTTTTTGTATGCTCTAGAGGATAAGGGGCCAAGGCAGGGATTTTACACTGGTTTTTCCTTTGGTATGTCGCATTTTTTTCTATTACTTTGGTGGTTGGCCCCAACCATTAACCAGTACGGAAGGCTCCCCCTCCCTTTAACTTTTCCTGTAGTTGCCCTTCTTGCGCTCTATCTTTCGCTCTACCCAGCATTATGGGCGTGTGTTTACACGTATTTTTTAAAAAAGACACCACGCATAGTTTTGGCTACTCTAGGAGGAGGGCTGTGGGGGCTTACTGAGTGGATGCGTGGAACTCTATTTACAGGTTTCCCCTGGGGGGTTTTGGCCTCAAGTCTTCACGATTTTCCACTGTTAATACAATTAGCAGATTTACTGAGCATCTATGGTATTAGCTCGCTCCTTTTTTTGAGCGTCCTTTTGATATGGGGTTTTATTATCCATTTGAGAAATAAAAGCTGGAAAGAATCCCTTTACTTGTTTCTTGGCTTTTGGACCGTGTTCCTAGGAGCAGTTTATTATGGAAAGGTGAAGATGAACGAATATGACGTCCCTCCTGATATTTGTGCTGTGGCTGTGCAGGGAGCGGTTCCCCAAAGCATAAAATGGGATCCAGGGGTCATGGAGGAGACTCTCAACAAATATTTTTCCCTGACGAAAGAGGGCTGTTTTGAGAGGGACTGTGACAACAAAACCAGACTTGTTGTTTGGCCAGAGACTGCAGTCACTACATATTATCAAGACGATTCGGTGGTACAGGAGAGATTGCAGGAATTTTCCAGGGAAAATGGGGTATTTCTCTTGTTTGGGTCTCTTTCGTATGAATTTTCAACACCAGGATCAAGACCTCAATATTTTAACAGTGCTTATCTCATTGGCCCAAATGGAGATTTGCTTGGAAGATACGATAAAAGACACCTGGTACCTTTTGGCGAATATATGCCTCTAGGACCCTTTAGTGAGCTAGCAAAACACTATCTTCCTACTGCTGGTGATTTTGATACTGGAGTGCGTGGTGCTGCTATACGGGCAACAGATGGTCTGACTGTGGGAATCCTTATATGTTTTGAGAGTATATTCCCAGGGCTTGCTCGGGATGCTGTAAATCATGGTGCTAATATTCTTGCTGTGATGACCAATGATGCATGGTTTGGAAGGACCCCTGCGCCATATCAGCATGAGGCCATGAGCGTATTCAGGGCAGTTGAGACCAGAAGATGGGTTATACGTTCCGCCAATACAGGGGTCAGTTCCATAATCGCTCCAGATGGGACGCGTATAGAGACCACTGAAATTTTTGTCCCTGCAGTGATCACGGCCAAAGTAGGACTTTTGACGGACAAGAGCCCATATGTCAGGTATGGGGACTATGGATTTTTCCTTTTCGTGCTGCTATTATGTGTGCCGGTGCTGCCATTTACAGCATGCAGGCAAGGACTTACCCTTTAA
- a CDS encoding helix-turn-helix domain-containing protein, whose amino-acid sequence MNKKEFVKARKILGKTQKQMAELLGTSLKTVSSYEQGWRSIPPYIERQIYFLLSRRAGICEIMRPCWELKKCPDEIKNICPAWEFNAGKLCWFINGTFCKSCSKKSWEEKIKLCKQCSVFTPIVKMIEYKQTT is encoded by the coding sequence ATGAATAAGAAAGAATTTGTGAAAGCAAGGAAGATCCTTGGCAAAACCCAAAAACAAATGGCTGAACTCTTGGGGACCTCTTTAAAAACAGTGTCGAGCTATGAACAGGGCTGGAGATCAATACCTCCTTATATTGAGCGTCAGATCTATTTCCTCCTTTCCAGAAGGGCAGGTATCTGTGAGATTATGCGTCCTTGCTGGGAATTAAAAAAATGCCCTGATGAGATCAAAAACATCTGTCCAGCCTGGGAATTTAACGCTGGAAAGCTTTGTTGGTTCATAAATGGTACATTTTGTAAGTCTTGTTCAAAAAAAAGCTGGGAAGAGAAAATAAAACTATGCAAACAGTGTAGCGTTTTTACACCTATTGTAAAAATGATTGAATATAAACAAACTACTTAA
- a CDS encoding ABC transporter substrate-binding protein: MKEAISIFFFIFWAIMAFFFYKIPVCLGTQGPTITVIVSSEIRPYKEALGGLKSSLTFPIQEYNYRSNPKLVEHVLKSESSDFVVAIGPEAAKAARASSPLPPHKKLYLMVLDPKSLLKQQKICGVDLRIPVERQLDAISKRFPPPVRIGILYNALENQKIIDEFVKKAEWFNATVTGIQVNTPKDCPGALIKNRKNIDILLFIPDTIVIKEALVQYLIKESIFRGIAVVGYNHFFIENGAVMSLSIDYEEVGKLGANLLKQIWDGGKCSLLPPPFKLEWNQRAWDTVRQRR; encoded by the coding sequence GTGAAAGAGGCCATCTCAATATTTTTTTTTATTTTTTGGGCGATAATGGCCTTCTTTTTTTATAAGATACCAGTCTGCCTTGGCACTCAGGGCCCAACTATTACGGTGATTGTATCTTCAGAGATCCGCCCTTATAAAGAAGCCCTTGGAGGCCTAAAGTCATCTCTAACTTTTCCGATTCAAGAGTACAACTATCGCTCAAATCCCAAACTTGTGGAACATGTCTTAAAGAGTGAATCCTCTGATTTTGTTGTGGCAATAGGCCCTGAGGCCGCTAAGGCAGCCAGAGCCTCATCCCCATTACCTCCTCACAAGAAACTGTACCTTATGGTACTGGACCCAAAGAGTCTACTTAAACAACAAAAAATTTGTGGAGTAGATCTTAGGATCCCTGTGGAAAGGCAACTTGATGCAATATCGAAGAGGTTTCCACCGCCTGTTCGAATCGGAATTCTTTACAATGCTCTGGAAAATCAAAAGATCATCGATGAGTTTGTAAAAAAGGCAGAGTGGTTCAACGCCACGGTTACAGGGATCCAGGTCAACACTCCAAAAGACTGTCCTGGGGCATTGATAAAAAACAGAAAAAATATAGACATACTCCTCTTCATACCAGACACCATAGTCATCAAAGAGGCCTTAGTTCAGTATCTCATAAAAGAAAGTATTTTCAGAGGCATCGCTGTTGTGGGTTACAACCACTTTTTTATAGAAAATGGCGCTGTTATGAGTCTCAGCATAGATTACGAAGAGGTTGGTAAACTTGGAGCCAATCTTTTAAAGCAGATATGGGATGGAGGCAAATGTA
- a CDS encoding fumarate hydratase, with translation MVGTNITREKIVETVSNLVIKAAKILPAGVIHALKKAKTEEESQTAKKVLEILIKNAELAEKNSLPICQDTGIDCVFVDLGRELTLEFDLEEAIQEGIRQGTKKGFLRASVADPLKRKNTGDNTPGIIHLNLVSGRQLVIKVLPKGCGSENMSALYMLPPSAGVDGIIEKVVNRVFEAGANPCPPGIIGIGIGGTMEMAALLSKKALLRPIGEHSKSDDVRELEKKILHKINDLGIGPLGLGGKTTALWVSIEVYPCHIASLPVAINYQCHAARCATATLVDGEMEVAF, from the coding sequence ATGGTGGGAACCAATATTACCAGAGAAAAAATTGTTGAGACTGTTTCAAACCTTGTAATCAAAGCGGCGAAGATCTTGCCTGCAGGCGTTATCCATGCCCTTAAAAAGGCCAAAACAGAAGAGGAATCTCAGACAGCGAAAAAGGTCTTGGAAATCTTGATAAAAAATGCCGAGCTAGCTGAAAAAAACTCGCTCCCAATCTGTCAAGATACGGGAATAGACTGCGTATTCGTAGATTTAGGGCGAGAACTTACCCTAGAATTTGACCTTGAAGAGGCCATCCAGGAAGGCATTCGCCAGGGAACCAAAAAAGGTTTTTTAAGGGCATCGGTTGCCGATCCGCTGAAAAGAAAAAATACAGGTGACAACACCCCTGGGATTATTCACCTCAACCTTGTCAGTGGAAGACAACTTGTGATCAAGGTCCTTCCCAAGGGATGCGGCAGTGAAAACATGAGCGCCCTTTATATGCTCCCTCCATCAGCAGGGGTTGACGGTATTATAGAAAAAGTTGTGAACAGAGTGTTTGAAGCTGGCGCCAATCCGTGCCCCCCCGGAATCATAGGCATTGGTATAGGTGGAACAATGGAGATGGCTGCCCTCCTATCCAAAAAGGCCCTTTTGAGGCCCATTGGAGAACATAGCAAAAGTGATGATGTGAGGGAGCTTGAAAAGAAGATACTCCATAAAATCAATGACCTTGGAATTGGTCCACTAGGCCTTGGAGGTAAGACCACAGCCCTGTGGGTTTCTATAGAGGTCTATCCGTGTCATATAGCAAGCCTTCCTGTGGCAATAAATTATCAATGTCATGCTGCACGGTGTGCAACTGCCACTCTAGTTGATGGTGAAATGGAGGTAGCCTTTTGA
- the extKL gene encoding multiheme c-type cytochrome (seleno)protein ExtKL gives MRRLVCFMGLFFFFMAFPLYGSEEELKLPSGKFIDDFDEFVETFSSKKCMECHEDIFEEWQESYHARSMVSSIKGISNFFTVGVPKEWEKKLDRVEIMKCLDCHLPQIKFATERLTKEIANLMIQAKRAKEIKDDSRLKEAVNRLSKLNITCYGCHNIAVYRAAPSWFGEPDPDTIYTANQEVESDAHSTEYSPTLKRAAFCAQCHGIYVAPDGESIMCNTLSQSYYHNYISMGGRKTCQECHMYAKGRGHRFPGGHDSSIVKEGLKLHAEILGFRYGVGKWVPAVNVEATLFNKAGHRVPDGULWSGKVVLEVIAEDPETGKVLHQEKKEYFEIGLDIEGRMRYGAWQIKELADLTLPPLQKRDERFLFTLPKETEEALVDVKVYYCINGSKCDVVRSISKKVSYGED, from the coding sequence ATGAGAAGGTTGGTATGTTTCATGGGCCTTTTTTTCTTTTTTATGGCCTTTCCTCTCTATGGATCGGAGGAAGAACTCAAATTGCCTAGTGGAAAGTTCATCGACGATTTTGATGAATTTGTCGAGACCTTTAGTTCCAAGAAATGTATGGAATGTCATGAAGACATATTTGAGGAGTGGCAGGAATCCTATCATGCACGGTCAATGGTATCTTCCATCAAGGGGATTTCAAATTTTTTTACTGTAGGAGTGCCAAAGGAATGGGAGAAAAAGTTGGATAGAGTCGAAATAATGAAGTGTCTCGACTGTCATCTTCCCCAGATTAAGTTTGCCACCGAACGTCTAACTAAGGAAATTGCCAATCTCATGATACAGGCTAAAAGGGCTAAGGAGATTAAAGATGATTCTCGACTCAAAGAGGCAGTGAACAGGCTTTCAAAGTTAAATATTACTTGTTATGGGTGTCACAATATCGCTGTCTACAGGGCCGCTCCTAGTTGGTTTGGTGAACCTGATCCTGATACTATATATACAGCCAATCAGGAAGTGGAGTCTGATGCCCACTCAACGGAATACAGTCCTACACTCAAGAGAGCAGCCTTTTGTGCTCAGTGTCATGGAATTTATGTGGCCCCTGATGGAGAGTCTATCATGTGCAATACCCTTTCACAGAGTTATTACCACAACTACATCTCCATGGGAGGTCGCAAGACCTGTCAGGAATGCCACATGTATGCCAAAGGTCGCGGACATCGTTTCCCTGGAGGACACGATTCAAGTATCGTGAAAGAAGGTCTTAAGCTTCATGCTGAAATCCTTGGTTTTAGATATGGGGTAGGTAAGTGGGTCCCAGCTGTAAACGTAGAGGCCACGTTGTTCAATAAGGCAGGCCACCGCGTGCCAGATGGCTGACTTTGGTCAGGCAAGGTGGTCCTGGAAGTGATCGCTGAAGATCCTGAAACTGGTAAAGTATTACATCAGGAAAAGAAAGAGTATTTTGAGATTGGTCTGGATATTGAAGGTCGTATGCGCTATGGGGCCTGGCAAATCAAGGAATTGGCAGATTTAACACTTCCTCCATTACAAAAGCGCGATGAGCGCTTCCTCTTCACCCTTCCCAAAGAGACTGAAGAGGCCCTAGTAGACGTAAAGGTGTACTATTGTATCAATGGTAGTAAATGCGATGTGGTCCGTTCAATCAGCAAGAAGGTGTCTTATGGTGAAGACTAG
- a CDS encoding FumA C-terminus/TtdB family hydratase beta subunit, translated as MITLNPPLKKDSLKGLKAGEWVSITGVLYTARDQTHRRIVELMEKGETLPIDLTGAILYYVGPTPTPPDRICGAVGPTTSYRMDAYTPKILELGVLALMGKGKRSPLTKEALKQHGAIYLATLGGAGAYLSEKVKAMELVAFADLGPEALYKMEVEDFPAIVINDLEGNDYYETVLSGK; from the coding sequence TTGATAACACTTAATCCCCCTCTCAAAAAGGATAGTTTAAAAGGGCTCAAGGCAGGTGAGTGGGTCTCGATAACAGGTGTCTTGTATACAGCCAGAGACCAAACGCACAGAAGGATTGTTGAACTCATGGAGAAGGGAGAAACCCTTCCCATAGACCTCACTGGGGCGATTCTCTACTATGTTGGCCCCACTCCTACTCCTCCAGACCGAATTTGTGGTGCAGTTGGTCCAACTACCAGTTATCGGATGGATGCCTATACCCCAAAGATACTTGAACTTGGAGTTTTGGCCCTAATGGGCAAGGGCAAACGCTCACCACTTACCAAGGAGGCCCTAAAACAGCACGGAGCCATATACCTCGCCACATTGGGAGGCGCCGGGGCATACTTGTCTGAAAAGGTGAAGGCCATGGAACTTGTGGCATTTGCTGACCTTGGTCCTGAGGCCCTCTATAAAATGGAAGTAGAGGATTTTCCCGCAATTGTTATAAATGACTTGGAGGGAAACGATTACTATGAGACTGTGTTGTCAGGGAAATAG
- a CDS encoding glycosyltransferase family 87 protein encodes MNWGYFFKKSSPLLLFSTYYYLHHIDNLPLKIIQLTLITAVQTILILTYVYFSQASKDSNSSLKELLFWSFTFRILFVFNEPVLSDDLYRYIWDGYISHLGLNPYGFPPVHFLNTALPNEVRVLLFKINHPDLITIYPPGAQLIFFIGTIFTEKVWGIKLFLIALDIFLIYILSLSFKKNLSVVTLYAWNPLPVLEIAYSGHIDGAMGLFLILGLHLICKKYFFLSGLCLGSAVSIKIIPAIFFPVFLLKAERFRDRYCFCLGTLLSLLLTFVIYFNGIENMFHTLWIYLTHWEFSGFLYNKLKLIFTNSVSRLILAILFCLGYMITLFAVQDFKQKLAIISLLFLITQPTLYPWYALSFLALLTFVPCYLCQSFIWALGLSYCVLIPYKLAGIWIENDTITSLIFFTAFISLIHMALSIAPSRQN; translated from the coding sequence ATGAACTGGGGTTATTTCTTTAAAAAGTCCAGTCCTCTTTTATTATTTTCTACCTATTATTACTTACACCACATAGACAATCTGCCATTAAAAATTATCCAACTGACTCTGATTACCGCTGTTCAAACAATTTTGATTTTAACCTATGTTTACTTTTCCCAGGCATCCAAGGATTCAAACAGTAGCCTAAAAGAGCTACTATTCTGGTCTTTTACTTTTAGGATATTGTTTGTATTTAATGAACCAGTTCTGTCTGATGATCTTTATCGATACATATGGGACGGCTATATCAGCCATCTTGGGTTAAATCCCTATGGCTTTCCACCGGTTCACTTCTTAAACACCGCCCTACCAAATGAGGTGAGAGTACTTTTATTTAAAATTAACCACCCGGATCTCATTACAATCTATCCACCTGGAGCCCAATTGATCTTCTTTATTGGTACCATTTTTACAGAGAAGGTTTGGGGGATAAAACTCTTCTTGATCGCGCTTGACATTTTTCTCATCTACATACTTTCCCTTTCTTTTAAAAAAAATCTTTCTGTCGTTACACTATATGCCTGGAACCCCTTGCCAGTCTTAGAGATTGCGTATTCAGGCCACATTGATGGAGCTATGGGCCTTTTTCTTATCTTAGGGCTTCATCTTATTTGTAAAAAATATTTTTTTCTCTCTGGTCTATGTTTAGGCTCAGCAGTTTCCATTAAAATAATACCTGCAATCTTTTTTCCTGTGTTCTTACTAAAAGCTGAAAGATTCAGAGATAGGTATTGCTTTTGTCTAGGAACATTGTTGAGTCTGTTATTAACATTTGTCATCTACTTTAATGGTATTGAAAATATGTTCCATACCCTATGGATATACCTAACTCATTGGGAATTTTCAGGTTTTTTATACAACAAACTCAAACTTATATTCACAAACAGTGTGTCGAGACTGATTTTAGCCATTTTATTTTGCTTGGGATATATGATCACCCTCTTTGCAGTTCAAGATTTCAAGCAAAAACTCGCAATAATTTCACTTTTATTTCTTATTACTCAACCAACACTCTATCCATGGTATGCCTTATCTTTTTTAGCCTTATTGACCTTTGTCCCATGTTATTTGTGCCAATCATTCATATGGGCCCTTGGCCTTTCTTATTGTGTATTAATTCCATATAAGCTCGCAGGAATATGGATAGAAAATGATACCATCACTTCCCTCATCTTTTTTACTGCCTTCATAAGTCTCATTCACATGGCCCTTTCCATTGCCCCTAGTCGACAAAATTGA
- the prfB gene encoding peptide chain release factor 2 (programmed frameshift), whose amino-acid sequence MEAKTFKEASLEAQEIRSRIRNISGRIDNLGGIFDDLKVTARLEEIEKAMLSPDFWDSKESKEILQERSMLMEKKERVEDLKEKLEELELLLDMAEEEEDLETLKEAIRLGEELEKEVAKAELERLLSGPHDKNNAVVTIHAGAGGTEAQDWADMLLRMYLRWAERRGFEVEMLDIMPGEEAGIKGATFLVQGPYAYGYLKAEAGVHRLVRISPFDASGRRHTSFASVFVAPEVDETINVEINEKDLRIDTYRASGAGGQHVNKTSSAVRITHIPTGIVVQCQNERSQHKNRAIAMKILKARLYERELKKREEEKQKLHSEKKEIAWGSQIRSYVLQPYQLIKDHRTDYEVGNVKDVLDGNLDGFIEAFLKASVPGE is encoded by the exons ATGGAAGCAAAGACTTTTAAAGAGGCCTCCTTGGAGGCCCAGGAAATTCGTTCTCGAATCCGCAATATTAGTGGACGAATAGATAATCTA GGGGGTATCTTTGATGACCTCAAAGTGACAGCTCGCTTGGAAGAGATTGAAAAGGCAATGCTCTCTCCAGACTTTTGGGACTCTAAAGAGTCCAAGGAGATTCTACAGGAACGCTCTATGTTGATGGAAAAAAAGGAGAGAGTAGAGGATCTCAAAGAAAAACTGGAGGAACTTGAGCTACTACTCGATATGGCTGAAGAGGAGGAGGATCTCGAGACCTTAAAAGAAGCCATACGCCTTGGAGAAGAACTCGAAAAGGAAGTGGCCAAGGCAGAGCTCGAAAGACTCCTGTCAGGTCCTCATGACAAGAATAATGCGGTGGTCACCATACATGCTGGTGCTGGGGGCACAGAGGCTCAAGATTGGGCAGACATGCTCCTCAGAATGTATCTCCGTTGGGCAGAGAGAAGGGGATTTGAAGTGGAAATGTTGGACATTATGCCTGGGGAAGAAGCCGGCATAAAGGGAGCCACTTTTCTCGTACAGGGACCTTATGCATACGGGTACTTGAAAGCAGAGGCCGGAGTGCACAGGCTTGTGCGTATTTCTCCTTTTGATGCCTCTGGGAGACGTCATACATCCTTTGCCTCTGTATTTGTTGCCCCGGAGGTGGATGAGACTATTAATGTTGAAATAAATGAGAAGGATCTCCGCATTGACACATACAGAGCAAGTGGTGCTGGGGGACAACACGTCAATAAGACCAGCTCTGCAGTAAGGATCACTCACATACCTACGGGAATCGTAGTCCAGTGCCAGAATGAGCGTTCTCAGCACAAAAATAGGGCTATAGCCATGAAGATATTAAAGGCAAGGCTATATGAGAGGGAATTAAAAAAGCGTGAAGAAGAAAAACAAAAGCTCCATAGTGAGAAAAAAGAGATTGCCTGGGGAAGCCAGATAAGGAGCTATGTGCTCCAGCCATACCAACTCATAAAGGATCATCGGACGGATTACGAGGTGGGAAATGTAAAAGACGTACTTGATGGAAATTTAGATGGTTTTATAGAGGCCTTTTTAAAGGCCTCAGTCCCTGGGGAATAA